A genomic segment from Polyangium mundeleinium encodes:
- a CDS encoding nSTAND1 domain-containing NTPase: MQNDERHPAPEQLESAARGDGLTLTADVDARATTTAERRPSTSGTTTVEPRAPSSGLRSSSSPPDRAPPQVGSTIKHYELLRKLGQGGMGTVFLARDTKLGRLVAIKLLLAYSGHRAQRLLAEAQATARCRHENIVVIHEVDEAFGYPYMVLEYIEGRTLRDHIEQQQKLLSAPESPLEVARTRTSPLVAAELLIPVVRALICAHRLGIVHRDLKPENIVLADAGPIKVLDFGIAKQHGAEEISMLAGFAEGRGSHGDGALSGTLPYMSPEQLRAEDIDPRSDLWAVGIMLCELLTGAHPLAPFAPGWLRRVMDLDTPMPRVDAERPAARALGDIIERCLKKRRTDRMGSAEQLLAELEGIAGNREALALIGDESPFTGLAAFQESDAPRFFGRDRDITVVRRRLRSQQMVVVAGTSGAGKSSFVRAGLIPAVKRLGDRREAFVVRPGPRPLEALAHLLAQMSDENPNELVAALRLEPGLLGARLRARCRHSGTRHWILLFVDQFEELYTLGAPPEERAAFVACLEGVADDASSPLRLVLAIRSDFLDRTAEDRRFSTEVSRGLVFLPPIGRDGLREALVRPVEAAGHRFEDEDMITSMLASFERTRSPLPLLQFMAGKLWDARDRERRLLTRESYDGLGGIAGALSAHADAVLATLPPHEQRLARAVFLRLVTLERTRAVMSLSELAEGDAGERSAIEHVIQHLASARLLLVEADGERAGTTVELCHEALIERWPKLRQWIEESAQDAQFRSELRAAAQQWEARGQADGLLWRDRAAREAQAWLSHRRAERGEAAPLGLGLREERYLLAVVALLERAERRRRQTTMGVLITLVAVASIVSYLALVAVREAERAQAEAVQARNANRMATARQVQFDPTTVLALVREIEPPRAPRGSSDLARWALDTGVAAVVLNGTGGFNHATFSPDGTLIAAASNDKTVRVWRADGKGEPRVFPLDVVGTCGTFSPDGKRLLIAAATPTVHVWNVDGTGQPIVLRGHTEVVISAAFRRDGKRIVTGSYDKTARVWNADGTGEPVVLRGSKSLLWSVDFSPDGQRVVAATEDGTTLVWNADGTGEPVVLSHDGNAVFGAAFSPDGRRIATACKDKLVRLWNADGTGEPTLLRGHTDWVWSAQWSPDGKRIVSASFDKTARIWNLGAAGEPLILRGHQDTVTHAEYSPDGKHVVTSSLDKTVRRWDLDDIRPPLTLRRHEEAVASVAYSPDGRSIVTASNDKTARIWSASSGEERAVLRGHDGWVNSAFYSPDGLRIVTASKDRTVRIWSADGTGEPVVLRTHQDEVSTAVYSPDGRSIVTTSFDTMVQIHRSDGTGEPRVLHGNDMPVICAAVSPDSRRIVSGGFDASLRVWDVDGTGEPIVLRGHQDVVKFVTFSPDGRQIASASDDSTVRLWKSDGAKEPIAVLDHGAMVNWVAYSADGRRIVTASNDKAVRIWNADGTGEPVVLYGPEVAVKAAVWTPDGKGITAGSLDGSVWSWSELRPVDRIDAPDLWAATAYCMPIERRMQLMDVPNEMARADRERCLSRVEQARATGDRWQ, encoded by the coding sequence ATGCAAAACGATGAGCGCCACCCGGCGCCCGAGCAGCTCGAGAGCGCCGCACGCGGGGACGGGCTCACCCTGACCGCCGACGTCGATGCGCGGGCGACCACGACGGCCGAAAGGCGACCGAGCACGAGCGGCACGACCACGGTCGAGCCCCGAGCTCCGTCTTCGGGTCTCCGGTCCTCCTCCTCGCCTCCGGATCGCGCGCCGCCCCAGGTCGGCTCCACGATCAAACATTATGAGCTCCTACGAAAGCTCGGCCAGGGCGGCATGGGGACCGTGTTCCTGGCCCGCGACACCAAGCTCGGGCGCCTGGTGGCCATCAAGCTCCTTCTCGCTTACAGCGGGCACCGCGCCCAGCGCCTCCTCGCCGAGGCGCAGGCGACGGCCCGCTGCAGGCACGAGAACATCGTGGTCATCCACGAGGTCGATGAGGCCTTCGGCTACCCGTACATGGTGCTCGAGTACATCGAGGGTCGCACGCTGCGCGACCACATTGAGCAGCAGCAGAAGCTCCTGAGCGCACCCGAGAGCCCCCTCGAGGTAGCGCGCACGCGGACGTCGCCACTCGTCGCGGCCGAACTCCTGATCCCGGTCGTTCGCGCCCTGATTTGCGCACACCGGCTCGGCATCGTGCACCGTGATCTCAAGCCTGAGAACATCGTTCTGGCCGATGCGGGGCCCATCAAGGTGCTCGACTTCGGCATCGCCAAGCAGCACGGGGCCGAGGAGATCTCCATGCTCGCGGGATTCGCCGAGGGGCGCGGGTCGCATGGCGATGGAGCGCTCTCCGGCACCCTGCCGTACATGTCGCCCGAGCAGCTCCGGGCCGAGGACATCGATCCCCGCAGCGACCTATGGGCGGTAGGCATCATGCTGTGCGAGCTCCTGACCGGCGCGCACCCGCTCGCTCCGTTCGCGCCAGGGTGGCTCCGGCGCGTCATGGACCTCGACACCCCGATGCCCCGCGTCGACGCCGAACGCCCGGCGGCGCGCGCGCTCGGCGACATCATCGAACGCTGCCTGAAGAAGCGCAGGACGGATCGCATGGGCTCGGCCGAGCAGCTCTTGGCCGAGCTCGAGGGGATCGCCGGCAACCGCGAGGCGCTCGCGCTCATCGGGGACGAGAGTCCGTTCACCGGGCTCGCCGCTTTCCAGGAGTCGGACGCGCCGCGCTTCTTCGGGCGGGACCGCGACATCACCGTGGTACGCCGACGGCTGCGCAGCCAGCAGATGGTGGTCGTGGCCGGTACCTCGGGCGCCGGGAAATCGTCGTTCGTACGGGCAGGCTTGATACCCGCGGTGAAGCGCCTCGGCGACCGCCGGGAGGCTTTCGTCGTGCGTCCCGGCCCGAGGCCGCTGGAGGCGCTCGCCCATTTGCTCGCCCAGATGTCCGACGAAAACCCGAACGAGCTCGTCGCCGCCCTGCGCCTCGAGCCCGGCCTGCTTGGCGCGCGGCTGCGAGCGCGCTGCCGGCACTCGGGGACGCGGCACTGGATCCTGCTCTTCGTCGATCAGTTCGAGGAGCTGTACACGCTGGGCGCGCCCCCCGAGGAGCGCGCCGCGTTCGTCGCTTGCCTCGAAGGCGTCGCCGATGACGCGTCCTCGCCGCTCCGCCTCGTGCTGGCCATCCGCTCCGATTTTCTGGATCGCACGGCCGAGGACCGCCGCTTCTCCACCGAGGTGAGCCGGGGGCTCGTGTTCTTGCCGCCGATCGGGCGCGACGGCCTGCGTGAGGCGCTGGTCCGGCCGGTCGAGGCGGCAGGCCATCGCTTCGAGGACGAGGACATGATCACGTCCATGCTCGCCTCGTTCGAGCGCACGCGTAGCCCCCTGCCGCTCCTGCAATTCATGGCCGGGAAGTTATGGGATGCAAGGGATCGCGAGCGCCGGCTCCTGACGCGGGAGAGCTACGACGGGCTCGGCGGTATCGCCGGGGCGCTGTCGGCCCACGCCGATGCGGTCCTCGCCACGCTCCCCCCGCACGAGCAGCGCCTCGCCCGTGCGGTGTTCCTGCGCCTGGTCACGCTCGAGCGCACGCGCGCGGTGATGAGCCTCTCCGAGCTCGCCGAGGGCGACGCGGGCGAACGCAGCGCCATCGAGCACGTGATCCAGCACCTGGCCAGCGCACGCCTGCTGCTCGTGGAGGCTGACGGCGAGCGCGCGGGGACCACCGTGGAGCTTTGCCACGAGGCCCTGATCGAGAGGTGGCCGAAGCTCCGTCAATGGATCGAAGAGAGCGCGCAGGATGCGCAGTTCCGCTCCGAGCTGCGCGCCGCGGCGCAGCAGTGGGAGGCCCGGGGGCAGGCCGATGGCCTGCTATGGCGCGATCGCGCGGCCCGCGAGGCCCAGGCATGGCTTTCGCACCGCCGTGCTGAGCGGGGAGAAGCTGCGCCTCTCGGCCTCGGCCTGCGCGAGGAGCGCTATCTGCTGGCCGTGGTGGCGCTCCTCGAGCGCGCGGAGCGGCGGCGAAGACAGACGACCATGGGCGTCCTCATCACGCTCGTCGCGGTCGCGTCGATCGTGTCCTACCTGGCGCTCGTCGCGGTGAGGGAGGCGGAGCGCGCGCAGGCCGAGGCGGTGCAGGCGCGCAATGCGAACCGCATGGCCACCGCGCGGCAGGTGCAGTTCGATCCCACGACCGTGCTCGCGTTGGTGCGTGAGATCGAGCCCCCTCGCGCCCCCCGCGGGTCATCCGATCTCGCGCGCTGGGCGCTCGACACCGGCGTCGCCGCCGTGGTGCTCAACGGGACGGGCGGGTTCAACCACGCGACCTTCAGCCCGGATGGCACGCTCATCGCGGCCGCCTCCAACGACAAGACGGTCCGGGTGTGGCGCGCCGACGGCAAGGGCGAGCCCCGCGTCTTTCCTCTCGACGTCGTGGGTACGTGCGGAACCTTCAGCCCGGACGGGAAGCGCCTCCTGATCGCGGCAGCGACGCCTACGGTGCACGTATGGAATGTCGACGGCACGGGCCAGCCGATCGTCCTGCGTGGTCATACGGAGGTGGTCATCAGCGCGGCCTTTCGTCGAGATGGGAAGCGCATCGTGACTGGCTCGTACGACAAGACGGCGCGCGTGTGGAACGCCGATGGCACGGGCGAGCCCGTCGTCCTTCGTGGGAGCAAGAGCCTCCTCTGGTCGGTGGACTTCAGCCCCGATGGCCAGCGGGTCGTCGCGGCGACGGAGGATGGCACCACGCTCGTGTGGAACGCGGACGGCACGGGCGAGCCCGTCGTCCTTTCTCACGATGGCAACGCCGTGTTCGGGGCGGCCTTCAGCCCGGATGGCCGGCGCATCGCGACCGCATGCAAAGACAAGCTCGTGCGGCTTTGGAACGCGGACGGCACGGGCGAGCCGACCCTCCTTCGCGGTCATACGGACTGGGTCTGGTCGGCGCAGTGGAGCCCTGACGGCAAGCGCATCGTCTCCGCGTCCTTCGACAAGACAGCACGGATCTGGAACCTGGGCGCCGCGGGGGAGCCGCTCATCCTCCGCGGCCACCAGGACACCGTCACCCACGCCGAATACAGCCCGGATGGCAAGCACGTCGTGACCTCGTCGCTGGACAAGACCGTGCGGCGTTGGGACCTCGACGACATCCGACCGCCTCTGACGCTGCGCCGGCACGAGGAGGCCGTCGCTTCCGTGGCCTATAGTCCCGACGGCCGGAGCATCGTCACCGCGTCGAATGACAAGACAGCGCGGATCTGGAGCGCTTCGAGCGGCGAGGAGCGCGCGGTCCTGCGCGGACACGACGGCTGGGTCAATAGTGCATTCTATAGCCCCGACGGCCTGCGCATCGTCACTGCGTCGAAGGACAGGACCGTGCGGATCTGGAGCGCCGACGGCACGGGAGAGCCGGTCGTCCTGCGCACGCACCAGGACGAGGTGTCCACGGCCGTCTACAGCCCCGATGGCCGGTCCATCGTCACCACGTCGTTCGATACGATGGTGCAAATCCATCGATCCGACGGGACGGGCGAGCCGCGGGTGCTGCACGGGAACGACATGCCTGTCATTTGCGCGGCCGTCAGCCCGGATAGCCGGCGTATCGTCAGCGGCGGCTTCGATGCGAGCCTTCGGGTCTGGGACGTGGACGGCACGGGTGAGCCCATCGTCCTCCGCGGGCACCAGGATGTCGTCAAATTCGTCACCTTCAGCCCCGACGGCCGGCAGATCGCGAGCGCGTCCGACGATTCGACCGTTCGGCTGTGGAAATCCGATGGGGCCAAGGAGCCCATCGCAGTCCTCGACCATGGCGCCATGGTCAACTGGGTGGCCTATAGCGCCGACGGCCGGCGCATCGTGACAGCGTCGAATGACAAGGCGGTCCGGATCTGGAACGC